A window of Oscillatoria sp. FACHB-1407 genomic DNA:
CGACGCGATCGTTGCCACCTGTGGCGCGTTGCTGTTGCAGAGCAGAGCGTACATAACTGCCCACTACCGACATCATGGTTGAGGTCGTGCCGGAGTCAACTCCCTGGTTCTGAGAAACCTGCTGCACCATATTTAAAATGTTGCCAAGCTGATCAGGGCTACCTTGCTGATTGGGGTTGCTAATGGCTCCTAAAATTTGGTCAAACAATGGCATAGGCTTCGATTCCTGCTAAACGTCACTCAAATTTCATTATTAAAAGTCTAAAATGTGGAACCGGGCATCAGCCTTGATGCCGAGTCCCATTCGTTACTCAGAAATAAATTTAGCCGGATTTAGCCAACGGTCACTTCGCTGGTGTCAACGTCGGTTGCCCCATTGACGCCTCTGGCGATCGCCACTGCCTTGGAGAGATAGGACTGATCGGGCACGTTGCCTCTGAGCACGACTTTGCTGCCCAACTGAGCCACCCACAGCGTGCCGACATCATCCAACTGCGCGTCATTGTCATAGGCGAGAGCAACCCGCTTTGCCAAACCGCTCTCATCATAGGTGCCGTCTAATCCTACCCGCTCTGGAGGAATGCTTTGTCCACTTGACGCAGGGGCAGCCGCAGGAGCAGAAGTTGCTCCTCCGACTCCGGTTTGAGCGACCGCAGGCTTGCTTCCTGGAAACAGTCTATCTAGCCAACCCATTGGTTAATTCTCCTTTAGAAATCTCAAACAAAGTTTGCAAATCGGATTCAGGTTTTGCTGTCATTATGAAGCGATCGCTTTAATTCCTCTGCAAGGAAAGGTTAACTTAAGGTTTTTCTATATCAACAATCGATGGATTGAAGGGTACAACGACCAAAAGAACAATTGTTGAGCATAGATATTACATTGTTTGAAGTTTTATGGGCTTTTTCAGAATCCGGTGAAAGCACTGCTGTAAACTTGTTTTCGATTGCAAAGCATCATTATTCGGTCGCTCGTTCGGTCTCATACATTAGCCGCAAGCTACCGTTAATATCCCGACCGTTAACATCATGTAGTTTGGAGACTTTATTCAATGTCCCATACCGTCAAGATCTACGACACCTGCATTGGATGCACCCAATGCGTCCGGGCTTGCCCCACTGACGTTTTGGAAATGGTGCCCTGGGATGGCTGCAAAGCAGGTCAAATTGCCTCATCGCCTCGTACCGAAGATTGCGTCGGTTGCAAGCGATGTGAAACTGCCTGCCCAACAGACTTCCTCAGCATCCGAGTTTATCTTGGAGCTGAAACCACTCGCAGCATGGGCTTGGCTTACTAAAAGTCACGGTTTCATCTGCTTAAAAACGGTGTTGCTCAGGAGAACTGGCTTTGCAGGCAAACGGCTGTTTTCCTGTCCGGGCTGTTCTTCAGCAATGCCTTAAAACTGATGATTGATGCTTTAGGAGGGGGATGTCCCCCTCCT
This region includes:
- a CDS encoding BON domain-containing protein — encoded protein: MGWLDRLFPGSKPAVAQTGVGGATSAPAAAPASSGQSIPPERVGLDGTYDESGLAKRVALAYDNDAQLDDVGTLWVAQLGSKVVLRGNVPDQSYLSKAVAIARGVNGATDVDTSEVTVG
- the psaC gene encoding photosystem I iron-sulfur center protein PsaC, whose translation is MSHTVKIYDTCIGCTQCVRACPTDVLEMVPWDGCKAGQIASSPRTEDCVGCKRCETACPTDFLSIRVYLGAETTRSMGLAY